The following proteins are co-located in the Triplophysa dalaica isolate WHDGS20190420 chromosome 2, ASM1584641v1, whole genome shotgun sequence genome:
- the LOC130436963 gene encoding protein NLRC3-like isoform X2, giving the protein MSHSKVNEVEKIEEDDAHQIEMTRPATSETSCVSVKSHQSMKDFPSSFSDEAVTPDPRLNESGKIQSSLSSTDSYNQAPINLQTLTLHTEEPKALQRVKANHKSIMKNKYESLFEGIKAQETQTLLKRIYTQLYIIEGESEGVNEEHEVLHMETKPRRTQDLQDTPIYCNDIFKAQSHQRDKIKSVLTKGIAGIGKTVSVHKFILDWAEGTANQDVDFMFLLPFRELNLIREHRYSLQKLLLDFHPELQDVDSKIYEECKVVFIFDGLDESRMTLMFSDSEKVSDVTDTSSVAVLMSNLMRGDLLPSALIWITSRPAAANQIPSKYITRVTEIQGFNDAQKEEYFRKRISDEHQASRIMSHIRRARSLHIMCHIPVFCWISSTVLQKILTQDHSEEIPKTLSEMYIHFLLIQMKMKNEKYDPERDPEINREVIVKLAEVAFKQLMKGNVMFYEEDLRECGINITDASMDSGICTEIFKKESVIHQRKIYSFIHLSLQEFLAAVYAFYYHVIKNTNTLQFLDVVHALHREAVDRALESETGHLDLFLRFLLGISLESNQRLLQDLLTHTVDTSQTIKKTTEYIKEKIKDGRGFSTERSINLFLCLSEVNDQTLYREIEEFVRSDKHSEKKLSAAHCSAIAYMLQMSEEVMDEFDLKKYNTTQEGRRRLIPAVNNCTRALLADCNLTVESCKIIASALQSSDSPLRELDVVRLYGDR; this is encoded by the exons ATGAGTCACTCCAAGGTGAATGAGGTTGAAAAGATAGAAGAGGATGATGCTCATCAAATCGAGATGACCAGACCGGCAACTTCAGAAACCAGCTGTGTGTCAGTGAAGAGTCATCAGTCCATGAAAGACTTTCCATCCTCATTTAGTGATGAAGCAGTGACCCCTGACCCCAGGTTGAATGAAAG TGGGAAAATACAGTCTAGTCTGAGCTCAACTGACTCATACAATCAGGCGCCCATCAACCTACAGACGCTCACTCTGCACACGGAGGAGCCTAAAGCCCTGCAGAGAGTCAAAGCCAATCACAAAAGCATTATGAAGAACAAGTATGAGAGTTTATTTGAGGGAATCAAAGCACAAGAGACTCAAACCCTCCTGAAGAGAATTTACACACAGCTGTACATcatagagggagagagtgaaggaGTGAATGAAGAACATGAGGTTTTACACATGGAGACAAAGCCCAGAAGAACACAAGACTTACAAGACACTCCAATCTActgcaatgacatctttaaagctCAATCACATCAAAGAGACAAAATCAAGAGTGTTCTTACTAAAGGCATcgctggaattggaaaaacagtctctgtgcacaAGTTCATTCTGGATTGGGCCGAGGGAACAGCCAATCAGGACGTAGATTTCATGTTCCTGCTTCCGTTTCGAGAGCTGAACTTGATTCGAGAGCATCGCTACAGTCTTCAAAAACTTCTGCTGGACTTTCATCCTGAACTTCAAGATGTGGACTCGAAGATTTATGAGGAGTGTAAAGTtgtgttcatctttgatggtctggatgAAAGCAGAATGACTCTGATGTTTTCAGACAGTGAGAAAGTTTCTGATGTGACGGACACTTCATCAGTGGCTGTGTTGATGTCAAACCTCATGAGAGGAGATCTGCTtccctctgctctcatctggatcacctccagaccagcagcagccaatcagatcccCTCCAAATACATCACgcgtgtgacagaaatccaGGGATTCAACGACGCTCAGAAGGAGGAATatttcaggaagagaatcaGCGACGAGCATCAAGCCAGCAGAATCATGTCACACATTAGAAGAGCGAGAAGCCtccacatcatgtgtcacataccAGTCTTCTGTTGGATCTCATCCACTGTGCTTCAGAAGATCCTGACACAAGATCACAGTGAAGAAATCCCCAAAACTCTGAGTGAAATGTACATCCACTTCCTGCTGAttcagatgaagatgaagaatgAGAAGTATGATCCAGAGAGAGATCCAGAGATCAACAGAGAAGTGATtgtgaaactggctgaagtGGCTTTCAAACAACTGATGAAGGGCAATGTGATGTTCTATGAGGAGGATCTGAGAGAGTGTGGGATAAACATCACTGACGCCTCGATGGATTCTGGCATCTGTACTGAGATCTTTAAGAAGGAATCTGTCATTCATCAGAGGAAGATCTACAGCTTCATACATCTCAGTCTTCAGGAGTTCCTCGCTGCGGTCTACGCGTTTTACTACCATGTCATCAAAAATACTAACACTTTGCAGTTTCTTGATGTTGTTCATGCTCTGCATAGAGAAGCAGTCGATAGAGCTCTTGAGAGTGAAACTGGTCATCTGGATCTTTTCTTGAGATTTCTTCTGGGCATCTCACTGGAGTCAAATCAGAGACTCTTACAGGATCTACTGACACACACTGTGGACACATCACAAACCATCAAGAAAACTACTGAATATATCAAAGAGAAGATCAAAGATGGACGTGGTTTCTCAACTGAAAGATCCATCAATCTGTTCTTGTGTCTGTCTGAAGTGAATGATCAGACTCTGTACAGAGAGATTGAGGAGTTTGTGAGATCAGACAAACACTCAGAGAAGAAACTCTCTGCTGCTCACTGTTCAGCAATAGCCTACATGCTTCAGATGTCAGAGGAGGTGATGGATGAGTTTGATCTGAagaaatacaacacaacacaggagGGCAGAAGAAGACTCATACCAGCTGTCAACAACTGCACAAGAGCTCT ACTTGCTGACTGTAATCTCACAGTTGAGTCTTGTAAAATCATCGCTTCAGCTCTTCAATCTTCAGATTCTCCTCTGAGAGAGCTTGAt gTTGTCAGGTTGTATGGTGACAGATGA